A window from Balearica regulorum gibbericeps isolate bBalReg1 chromosome 1, bBalReg1.pri, whole genome shotgun sequence encodes these proteins:
- the MAB21L3 gene encoding protein mab-21-like 3 isoform X4 — MRFQAISNSGIHNENIKVLAPSQFLITVPLRGLTGYRECQVRHWRYYTMHGAKLLSSVRDPEELHQWLEVEQFSKSLQQWHETDVNIEGDLVPAKVLIVFRELVEKSIISCNLSSKVTVLESFSSVVRVAVETSESQVEVELVPAVEIPTCWPEKARWPRCFKRWPSQEKVQCIKSLGFDLLARSNYHWQLCFSRAEHILMEGLDEDGGCRMKCFRVMRQMKEDVWCTGNKPVITAYHLQTVLFWTCEKYPRTKDWRCFPEAFLRLVQKLHKCVSQHFLKHYFVKNTNLLKYANTSDLDLVASKLAVFLENPVFCLD, encoded by the exons GTCTTAGcacccagccaattcctcatcaCAGTCCCTCTGCGTGGCCTGACCGGCTACAGGGAATGCCAGGTACGGCACTGGCGTTATTACACCATGCATGGAGCCAAGCTCCTCTCCTCCGTGCGGGACCCTGAGGAATTGCATCAATGGCTGGAGGTGGAGCAGTTCTCAAAAAGCCTTCAGCAGTGGCATGAAACGGATGTCAACATTGAAGGAGATCTGGTTCCGGCCAAAGTCCTTATCGTCTTCCGGGAGCTGGTGGAGAAGTCGATTATCTCCTGTAACCTCTCCA GTAAAGTGACAGTGCTGGAGAGCTTCAGCTCAGTGGTCCGGGTGGCTGTGGAGACGTCAGAATCCCAAGTCGAGGTGGAGCTGGTCCCTGCTGTGGAGATTCCAACTTGCTGGCCTGAGAAAGCCCGGTGGCCTCGTTGCTTTAAGCGTTGGCCTTCCCAGGAAAAAGTGCAGTGCATCAAG TCACTTGGTTTTGACCTTTTGGCCCGCTCCAATTATCActggcagctctgcttctcCCGTGCCGAGCATATACTCATGGAAGGACTTGATGAAGATGGTGGTTGTCGCATGAAGTGCTTCAGGGTCATGAGGCAGATGAAGGAAGATGTCTGGTGTACTGGAAATAAGCCTGTCATCACAGCTTATCACCTTCAG ACAGTGCTATTCTGGACGTGTGAAAAATACCCACGCACCAAGGATTGGCGCTGCTTCCCTGAAGCCTTTCTAAGGCTGGTGCAGAAGCTGCACAAGTGTGTAAGCCAGCACTTCCTCAAGCATTACTTTGTCAAGAACACCAATCTGCTCAAATATGCCAACACCAGTGACCTGGACTTGGTGGCCAGCAAGCTTGCAGTCTTCTTGGAGAACCCCGTCTTCTGCCTGGACTGA